The Cetobacterium somerae sequence TTCTAGTAATGATTTATAAATATTCGCTCTTACTCTCTCTTTTGGAGATACCATTTATATCACACCTCCCATGTCTTTAATTGCCTTGTAGTATATCGTTTTTACTGTTGATATATTCATTTCTTTCATATCTGCAATCTCCCTCAGTTTATAGCCGTATATATCTTTTAAAACAACTATCTCTCTCTCCTGGAAAGGTAGTTCTTTTAACTTCTCCTCTAAAAGGATTGGAATATTAAAGTCTTCATTACTTTCAACACTTAAAATCTCATCATTTAACTCTAGATTTAGCTTTTTCTTTCTAAAAAAATCATACGTTTTATTTATAGCAATTCTATAAATCCAAGTATAAATATTGCTCTCCTCTCTAAAGCCTTTAAGATTTTTATAAACACTAATGAATACTTCTTGAGCTATGTCTTCGGCATCTTCGGCATTTTTTACTGTTGATAGTATTTTATAGTATATTCTATCAAAATACTCATTATATATCTGATCAAAATCCATTTAAATACCTCATTATTTTAGCTTTATAATTTTAGACTACAAAATTCTTAAAAAAGTTTTAATTAAAATCATCTTCGATTAATTTTTTTAACTCTTTTAGAATATCCCCTTCATCAACCTTTTTTATTATCTCACCTTTTTTAAATAAAACTCCAACTCCTTTTCCACCCGCTACTCCATAATCAGCTTCTTTAGCTTCTCCAGGTCCATTTACAACACACCCCATAACGGCTATTTTTATTTTTTTATCTACTTTTTCAAATTCTTTTTCTACTTGATGTGCAAGTCCTATCAAATCTATCTCAGTTCTTCCACAAGTTGGACAAGACACAATCTCTACACCAACCTCTTTTAACCCTAAAACCTTTAATATCTCTTTTGCAACTTTAATCTCTTCTACAGGGTCTTCTGTTAAAGAAACTCTAATTGTATCACCTATTCCATCAACTAGCAAAGAACCTATTCCAATAGCTGATTTTACAGTTCCTTGAAATGCTGTACCTGCCTCTGTAACACCTAAATGTAAAGGATAATTACATAACTTAGCTAGTTTTCTATAGGCTTCAACCATCATCTTTACATTACTCGATTTCAAAGAAATTATTATATCTGTAAAATTAAATTTTTCTAAAAGCCTCATATGATATAAAGCACTCTCTACCATCGCATCTGATGTTGGCTTTCCATATTTTTCCAATATTGTTTTTTCTAATGATCCTGAATTTACACCTATTCTAATTGGCACACCTTTTTCCATAGCCTTTTTAACTACGATTTCAACTTTTTCGTCACTACCTATATTTCCTGGATTAATTCTTAACTTATCAATTCCATTTTCTATAGCTAATAAAGCTAATCTGTAATCAAAATGTATATCAGCTACTAATGGTATATCTATTTTCTCTTTTATTTCCTTTATTTTTTTCGCAGCTTCTTCTGTATTAACTGTAACTCTAACTAATTGACACCCTTCTTCTTGAAGCTTTTTTATTTGATTAACTGTTTTTTCTACATCTGTTGTGGGAGTATTTGTCATCGATTGAATAATAACATCATTTCCACCACCAATCAATATATTTCCAACTTTTACAACTTTAGACTCTCTCATTTTTCACCTCTC is a genomic window containing:
- the ispG gene encoding flavodoxin-dependent (E)-4-hydroxy-3-methylbut-2-enyl-diphosphate synthase encodes the protein MRESKVVKVGNILIGGGNDVIIQSMTNTPTTDVEKTVNQIKKLQEEGCQLVRVTVNTEEAAKKIKEIKEKIDIPLVADIHFDYRLALLAIENGIDKLRINPGNIGSDEKVEIVVKKAMEKGVPIRIGVNSGSLEKTILEKYGKPTSDAMVESALYHMRLLEKFNFTDIIISLKSSNVKMMVEAYRKLAKLCNYPLHLGVTEAGTAFQGTVKSAIGIGSLLVDGIGDTIRVSLTEDPVEEIKVAKEILKVLGLKEVGVEIVSCPTCGRTEIDLIGLAHQVEKEFEKVDKKIKIAVMGCVVNGPGEAKEADYGVAGGKGVGVLFKKGEIIKKVDEGDILKELKKLIEDDFN
- a CDS encoding RNA polymerase sigma factor — encoded protein: MDFDQIYNEYFDRIYYKILSTVKNAEDAEDIAQEVFISVYKNLKGFREESNIYTWIYRIAINKTYDFFRKKKLNLELNDEILSVESNEDFNIPILLEEKLKELPFQEREIVVLKDIYGYKLREIADMKEMNISTVKTIYYKAIKDMGGVI